A single Paenibacillus sp. FSL R5-0517 DNA region contains:
- the treR gene encoding trehalose operon repressor has translation MNNKFIRIYEDIADRIRTGEVEAGTLLQSELDLSESYRTSRETIRKALKMLYEEGYIQKIQGKGSIVLDIRKIDFPISGLVSFKELAKKMGHRAQTYVKVFEEQQVDQALHKKINFGLNEQVWEIRRVRKVDGEHVILDKDYISQRLVPGLSKEICNDSIYEYIEQELGLSISFAKKEILVEEPTAEDRELLDLEGFHNVVVVRSQVYLEDASQFQYTESRHRPDKFRFVDFARRR, from the coding sequence ATGAATAATAAATTTATCCGAATATATGAGGATATTGCAGATCGTATTCGGACCGGAGAGGTTGAGGCAGGCACACTGCTTCAATCGGAACTGGATCTATCGGAAAGTTATCGAACATCTCGAGAGACCATTCGCAAAGCGCTGAAAATGTTGTACGAAGAAGGTTATATTCAGAAGATTCAAGGCAAGGGCTCGATTGTACTGGACATACGCAAGATCGATTTTCCCATCTCTGGTCTGGTTAGCTTCAAGGAACTGGCCAAAAAAATGGGGCATCGCGCTCAAACGTATGTGAAGGTTTTTGAAGAGCAACAGGTCGATCAGGCGTTGCACAAGAAAATTAACTTTGGTCTGAATGAACAGGTCTGGGAGATCAGACGTGTGCGCAAAGTGGATGGAGAGCATGTCATACTGGACAAAGATTACATCAGCCAGCGGCTTGTTCCCGGACTCAGCAAAGAGATCTGTAATGATTCCATCTATGAGTACATTGAGCAAGAGCTGGGGCTTTCCATTTCGTTTGCCAAAAAAGAGATTTTAGTGGAAGAACCCACCGCAGAAGACAGGGAATTACTTGACCTTGAAGGTTTCCACAATGTGGTTGTGGTGAGGAGCCAGGTGTACCTCGAGGATGCCAGTCAATTTCAGTATACGGAGTCGAGGCATCGACCGGACAAGTTCAGATTTGTGGATTTTGCACGCCGCAGATAA
- a CDS encoding DUF5107 domain-containing protein, translating to MNHVTAASTVRIWEETRDIPTYGTGKPDKNPMFLEKRIYQGSSGKVYPHPVIDSIEDEAKMKSYRLIILENEYVRIEMMPELGGRIYRALDRTNDYDFVYYNRVIKPALVGLAGPWISGGIEFNWPQHHRPNTFGPVDYTFGNNEDGSATVWVGEIDRMYGTKMTAGFTLHPGKAYLEIHAEVYNRTCAPQTFLWWANPAVAVNDDTQSVFPPDVTAVLDHGKRDVSRFPIATGTYYKMDYSEGVDISRYKNIPVPTSYMAYKSDYNFVGGYDHGVQAGLLHVANHHISPGKKQWTWGNGEFGQAWDRQLTDEDGPYIELMTGIYTDNQPDFTWLQPYEAKSFSQYFMPYKGIGMVKNATIDAAVNLEMDETNGAVTVMVYATSVFEQVTIEVIGPTTVYLHERCNISPTQLYQSSFPWSGQDEWHQLKLSVRTAEGKVLVAYQPERSEIQEVPDPATPLPLPSEIRTNEQLYLAGLHLEQYRHATYEPEPYYLEGLKRDATDIRLNIAYGTLLLRRGLLQDAEKHFRQAVQSLTWKNTNPYDSEAFYQLGLSLKLQGKQEEAYTALYKAVWSAQFQDTGYYMLAQIDMAQHRDVEALDHIERSLIRNTRNYKARHLKMALLRRLGQDKRAVQYAYETLELDPVEFGAAHELALIYSGATAPSEREQAEQAREHFHRLMRGDVHNYLNLAADYVDCGLWEEARTVLSYVESENLQPYPMVGYAQAYVHRQLGDMEQARECQKQGKAAPTDYCFPNTLFEFMVLQDVVAIDSNDSHAHYYLGNWLYDHKRYEEAIAHWEASREENAAFSTVHRNLGLAYYNKLSRPDLALASLEEAFRLDSRDARIFYELDQLHKKIGYSCGRRIKLLEQHMELVRHRDDLYIEWVTLLNMQGSHQEAWDALQARRFHPWEGGEGKVTGQYVTALTELAKQNLEKQQPELALELLQKALVYPENLGEGKLAGAADNSVYFYLGCAYQLLKNNQAAEESFNRASIGLNEPSSAMFYNDQPPESIYYQGLAWQKLGNVKEANRRFNKLIDYAERHMHDHIRMDYFAVSLPDFLVFDDDLNQRNEEHCQYMRALGLLGLGRTSEAELELDRVLEKNPNHQGAIIHR from the coding sequence TTGAATCACGTGACAGCAGCATCAACTGTTCGCATATGGGAAGAAACCAGGGATATTCCAACCTATGGTACAGGTAAACCGGACAAAAATCCGATGTTTCTTGAGAAGAGAATCTACCAGGGAAGTTCGGGTAAGGTGTACCCGCATCCTGTGATCGACAGCATTGAAGATGAGGCCAAAATGAAGTCGTATCGCTTAATTATTCTCGAAAATGAATATGTACGTATCGAGATGATGCCCGAACTGGGTGGACGAATCTATCGTGCGCTGGATCGGACCAATGACTACGATTTTGTATATTATAACCGGGTCATTAAACCTGCACTTGTGGGTCTGGCAGGGCCATGGATTTCCGGGGGAATCGAATTCAACTGGCCACAGCATCATCGGCCCAACACATTTGGGCCAGTCGATTATACATTTGGGAATAATGAAGATGGAAGCGCTACCGTATGGGTGGGTGAGATTGACCGCATGTATGGTACCAAAATGACCGCTGGCTTCACATTACATCCCGGCAAAGCCTATCTTGAAATCCATGCCGAGGTATACAATCGCACCTGCGCTCCTCAAACTTTTCTATGGTGGGCCAACCCGGCTGTAGCCGTCAACGATGATACGCAATCCGTGTTTCCACCGGATGTAACGGCTGTGCTGGACCATGGAAAACGGGACGTATCCCGCTTTCCCATCGCAACGGGCACCTATTACAAGATGGACTATTCCGAAGGTGTGGATATCTCGCGATACAAAAACATACCGGTTCCAACATCCTATATGGCGTATAAGTCGGATTATAATTTTGTAGGGGGTTATGACCACGGGGTACAGGCAGGCTTGCTGCATGTAGCCAATCATCATATTTCTCCGGGCAAGAAGCAATGGACCTGGGGGAATGGGGAGTTCGGGCAAGCCTGGGATCGCCAGTTAACGGACGAAGATGGACCTTATATTGAATTAATGACCGGGATCTATACTGATAATCAGCCTGATTTTACGTGGTTGCAGCCCTATGAAGCCAAATCATTTTCGCAGTATTTTATGCCTTATAAAGGAATCGGCATGGTCAAAAATGCAACCATTGATGCCGCAGTTAATCTGGAAATGGACGAAACGAACGGAGCGGTAACCGTGATGGTATATGCGACGTCGGTTTTTGAACAAGTGACCATTGAAGTGATTGGACCAACTACGGTGTATCTCCATGAGAGATGCAATATCTCACCTACGCAACTATATCAGTCTTCATTCCCGTGGAGCGGGCAAGATGAATGGCATCAACTGAAGTTAAGTGTTCGAACTGCAGAAGGAAAAGTACTTGTGGCCTATCAGCCTGAACGTTCTGAGATTCAGGAAGTCCCAGACCCGGCCACACCACTCCCGCTACCATCCGAGATTCGTACGAATGAACAACTATATCTGGCTGGTCTTCATTTGGAGCAATATCGGCATGCCACGTATGAACCAGAACCTTATTATTTGGAAGGCTTGAAGCGTGATGCAACGGATATTCGTCTAAACATTGCGTATGGCACATTGCTGCTGCGGAGAGGTCTGTTACAAGATGCAGAGAAGCATTTCAGACAGGCTGTACAATCGTTGACGTGGAAAAATACGAATCCATATGATAGTGAAGCTTTTTACCAACTCGGTCTGAGTTTGAAACTACAGGGGAAACAGGAAGAAGCCTACACAGCACTGTATAAAGCCGTATGGTCCGCACAGTTCCAGGATACGGGTTATTACATGCTTGCTCAGATCGATATGGCGCAACATCGGGATGTCGAAGCACTGGATCACATCGAACGTTCACTGATCCGTAACACTAGAAACTACAAGGCTCGGCATCTGAAGATGGCTCTGCTGCGCAGATTGGGTCAGGATAAACGGGCCGTCCAATATGCGTATGAAACGTTGGAGCTGGACCCGGTTGAGTTTGGAGCCGCACATGAATTAGCCCTGATCTACAGCGGAGCGACTGCACCTTCAGAGAGAGAGCAAGCGGAGCAAGCACGTGAACATTTTCATCGTTTGATGCGGGGAGACGTTCATAATTATCTAAACCTAGCCGCAGATTACGTGGATTGTGGGTTGTGGGAAGAAGCACGGACGGTACTATCGTATGTTGAATCCGAAAATTTACAGCCGTATCCTATGGTTGGTTATGCTCAAGCCTACGTGCATCGTCAACTGGGGGATATGGAACAGGCCCGGGAATGTCAAAAACAGGGGAAAGCTGCTCCAACGGATTATTGCTTTCCTAACACGTTATTTGAATTCATGGTGCTTCAGGATGTGGTGGCCATTGATTCGAATGATTCGCATGCTCACTATTACCTGGGAAATTGGTTATATGATCATAAACGCTATGAGGAAGCAATTGCCCATTGGGAAGCTTCTCGTGAGGAGAATGCTGCATTTTCGACTGTACATCGGAATCTGGGACTGGCTTATTATAACAAGCTGAGTCGCCCCGATCTTGCACTGGCTTCATTAGAGGAAGCATTCCGATTGGATTCACGGGATGCCAGAATCTTCTACGAGTTGGATCAATTGCACAAGAAGATAGGGTATTCTTGCGGGCGTCGAATCAAATTGCTTGAACAGCATATGGAGTTGGTTCGCCACCGTGATGATCTGTATATTGAGTGGGTAACTTTATTGAACATGCAGGGTAGCCATCAGGAAGCATGGGATGCTCTTCAGGCACGGCGGTTTCATCCCTGGGAGGGTGGAGAAGGCAAGGTTACTGGACAGTATGTTACGGCACTGACGGAACTGGCGAAGCAAAATCTGGAGAAACAACAACCGGAACTGGCATTGGAGCTGCTGCAAAAGGCTTTGGTTTACCCAGAGAACTTAGGTGAAGGTAAGCTAGCGGGAGCCGCAGATAATTCCGTTTACTTTTATCTTGGCTGTGCCTACCAGCTACTGAAGAATAATCAGGCTGCAGAAGAGAGTTTCAATAGAGCATCGATCGGTCTTAATGAACCTTCAAGCGCGATGTTTTATAATGATCAACCGCCGGAATCCATCTATTATCAGGGTCTGGCCTGGCAGAAGCTTGGCAATGTGAAGGAAGCCAACAGGCGGTTTAACAAATTAATTGACTATGCCGAAAGACATATGCATGATCACATCCGAATGGATTATTTTGCGGTATCTCTGCCCGATTTCCTGGTATTTGACGACGATCTCAATCAGCGTAATGAAGAACATTGCCAATACATGCGGGCATTAGGGCTTCTTGGCCTTGGTCGGACAAGTGAAGCCGAACTTGAATTGGATCGGGTTCTGGAGAAGAACCCCAATCATCAAGGGGCAATCATTCATCGATAA
- a CDS encoding beta-galactosidase, with amino-acid sequence MKDSIAGSQIRFILEAEDKEIREGRMTGNGGKNPRGESYDFTNYYMIRNGKAHIPVVGEFHFSRFAYLQWEEELLKMKAGGVNIVASYVFWNFHEEQEGEFNWSGNLNLRHFVDLCGKHQLPLIVRIGPFCHGEVRNGGMPDWLFSYPFEVRSNDEGYLYYAKRLYREIARQLNGCFYQEGGPVIAVQLENEYMHAGAPMDAWGYTRDKYISSGRDGREHLKVLRGIAEEVGMHPMFYTATAWGNAAVPEEGTLPMLAGYAYTPWIPNQPPSREYLFRDLHMNPVEEVDYDSPEYPAAYCELAGGMQVSYHARPVVDADSVEAMTIVKLANGSNLVGYYMYHGGTNPVGQKSYMNEQALPKMTYDYQAPLGEFGRIGESYDRIRTLSMFLEAYGELLAPMGSVIPEDQHAITPENTINLRWSVRQQEGSGFLFMNNYQDHMVLPDRDIQLQLHTGKGAAFYPREGTMELKSGMAAILPFHMNLDGMKIISATVQPLTRFTVNNELTAVFYAHEGMKPEYVMDISSVTNVDMPEGTISEQGNEVVIHPKAGKDHHLQITTSDGMVIRIITLTREEALHTYRFHVGGEERLVISSSHLYVQNEMLICNSLEHPEFEVSFYPAPEHVLPSKYAVSSQSKRGIFSTYTFQVSPYEPAVEVDYPKEYAATLRLDTAWPEQVDDVWVEIDYEGDVAAAHIHHQMLTDHIHYGHSWMLGLKQSRHLLADHALRLSITPIRRGTTESYVNQAYVERFEGVEIGKFNEIRVRPHYRVGLIIAGREDTFSKSKSTIVN; translated from the coding sequence ATGAAAGATAGCATAGCAGGAAGCCAGATCCGTTTCATACTGGAGGCAGAAGATAAAGAGATTCGTGAGGGTCGCATGACAGGCAATGGAGGCAAAAATCCACGAGGGGAGTCTTATGACTTTACCAACTATTATATGATCCGTAATGGTAAAGCTCATATTCCCGTGGTAGGTGAATTTCATTTCTCCCGATTCGCTTACTTGCAGTGGGAAGAAGAATTGCTGAAGATGAAGGCAGGCGGGGTGAACATCGTTGCTTCTTATGTGTTCTGGAATTTTCACGAGGAGCAGGAAGGCGAGTTTAATTGGTCAGGAAACCTGAACTTGCGGCACTTCGTGGATCTGTGTGGCAAACATCAGCTGCCACTGATCGTGCGGATTGGTCCATTCTGTCATGGGGAAGTTCGTAATGGAGGCATGCCAGATTGGTTATTCAGTTATCCATTTGAAGTGAGATCGAATGATGAAGGGTATCTGTATTATGCCAAGCGATTATATCGTGAGATTGCCCGTCAACTCAACGGATGTTTTTATCAGGAGGGTGGCCCTGTAATAGCCGTACAGTTGGAAAATGAGTATATGCACGCTGGGGCACCCATGGATGCCTGGGGTTACACACGTGACAAATACATTTCCTCTGGCCGGGACGGTCGTGAACATCTGAAGGTGCTTCGCGGTATTGCCGAAGAAGTCGGTATGCATCCCATGTTCTATACTGCCACGGCCTGGGGTAATGCTGCGGTGCCTGAAGAAGGAACGTTACCCATGCTCGCGGGATATGCGTACACACCATGGATTCCCAATCAACCTCCAAGCCGAGAGTATTTATTCCGGGATCTGCATATGAATCCTGTTGAAGAAGTGGACTATGACAGTCCGGAGTATCCTGCGGCGTATTGTGAACTTGCTGGTGGCATGCAGGTCAGTTATCACGCTCGGCCGGTTGTAGATGCGGACAGTGTTGAGGCAATGACCATTGTGAAGCTGGCAAATGGCAGTAATCTGGTTGGATATTATATGTATCACGGTGGAACCAATCCGGTAGGGCAAAAATCATATATGAACGAACAGGCATTGCCGAAAATGACTTATGATTACCAAGCCCCGCTCGGGGAATTCGGACGTATCGGTGAGTCGTATGACCGCATTCGAACCTTGTCCATGTTCCTGGAAGCTTACGGTGAGCTGCTTGCACCTATGGGTAGTGTTATACCGGAAGATCAACATGCGATAACACCGGAGAACACGATAAATCTGCGCTGGTCTGTTCGTCAACAAGAAGGTTCAGGATTTCTGTTCATGAACAATTATCAGGATCATATGGTTTTGCCTGATCGAGATATACAATTGCAGTTGCATACTGGCAAAGGGGCTGCGTTTTATCCAAGAGAAGGCACGATGGAGCTGAAATCGGGCATGGCAGCCATTCTGCCTTTCCATATGAATCTGGATGGAATGAAGATCATTAGTGCTACCGTTCAGCCACTGACCCGATTTACGGTCAATAATGAACTTACGGCTGTTTTTTATGCTCATGAAGGCATGAAGCCGGAGTATGTGATGGATATATCGTCTGTTACGAACGTGGATATGCCTGAAGGTACCATATCTGAGCAGGGGAATGAAGTTGTTATTCACCCGAAGGCTGGTAAGGATCATCATCTGCAAATCACAACATCGGACGGTATGGTCATACGTATCATTACATTGACCCGTGAAGAGGCATTGCATACCTACCGTTTCCATGTGGGCGGAGAAGAGAGACTTGTAATTAGCAGCAGTCATCTGTATGTGCAGAATGAGATGCTCATATGCAACTCCCTGGAGCATCCAGAGTTTGAGGTATCCTTCTATCCTGCTCCAGAGCATGTTTTACCTTCTAAATATGCTGTGTCATCCCAGTCAAAGCGGGGAATATTCAGTACGTACACATTCCAGGTTTCGCCTTACGAGCCTGCTGTAGAGGTTGATTACCCGAAGGAGTATGCTGCAACATTGAGATTGGATACAGCGTGGCCGGAACAAGTAGATGACGTATGGGTTGAGATTGATTATGAAGGAGACGTTGCAGCAGCACATATTCATCATCAGATGTTAACAGATCATATTCACTATGGGCATAGCTGGATGCTTGGTTTGAAGCAATCCCGTCATTTGCTGGCCGATCATGCGCTTCGTCTGTCCATAACTCCAATTCGAAGAGGAACGACTGAGAGTTATGTGAATCAGGCTTATGTAGAGCGGTTTGAGGGTGTGGAGATCGGGAAGTTTAATGAGATTCGGGTAAGACCACATTACCGGGTTGGGTTGATTATAGCAGGTAGGGAAGACACTTTTTCAAAATCAAAGAGTACAATAGTTAACTGA
- a CDS encoding glycoside hydrolase family 5 protein — MVNLKKCTIFTVIAALMFMALGSAAPKASAATGFYVSGNKLYDSTGKPFVMRGVNHGHSWFKNDLNTAIPAIAKTGANTVRIVLSNGSLYTKDDLNAVKNIINVVNQNKMIAVLEVHDATGKDDYNSLDAAVNYWISIKEALIGKEDRVIVNIANEWYGTWNGSAWAEGYKKAIPKLRNAGIKNTLIVDAAGWGQFPQSIVDYGQSVFAADSQKNTVFSIHMYEYAGKDAATVKANMENVLNKGLALIIGEFGGYHTNGDVDEYAIMRYGQEKGVGWLAWSWYGNSSGLNYLDMATGPNGSLTSFGNTVVNDTYGIKNTSQKAGIF; from the coding sequence ATGGTTAATCTGAAAAAGTGTACAATCTTCACGGTTATTGCTGCGCTCATGTTCATGGCATTGGGGAGTGCAGCCCCCAAAGCATCTGCTGCCACAGGATTTTATGTAAGTGGTAACAAGTTGTATGATTCCACAGGTAAACCTTTTGTCATGAGAGGTGTTAATCACGGACATTCCTGGTTCAAGAATGATTTGAATACCGCTATCCCTGCAATTGCCAAAACAGGTGCCAATACGGTACGCATTGTTCTTTCGAATGGCAGCCTGTACACCAAAGATGATCTGAACGCTGTTAAAAATATTATTAATGTGGTTAACCAAAATAAAATGATAGCTGTGCTCGAGGTACATGACGCCACAGGGAAAGATGACTATAATTCGTTGGATGCGGCAGTGAACTACTGGATTAGCATTAAGGAAGCTTTGATTGGCAAAGAAGATCGGGTAATCGTCAACATCGCCAATGAATGGTATGGAACGTGGAATGGAAGTGCGTGGGCTGAGGGTTACAAAAAAGCCATTCCGAAACTCAGAAATGCGGGAATCAAAAATACGCTAATTGTAGATGCAGCCGGATGGGGACAGTTCCCTCAATCCATCGTGGATTATGGACAAAGTGTATTTGCAGCCGATTCACAGAAAAATACCGTGTTCTCTATTCATATGTATGAGTATGCTGGCAAAGATGCTGCAACGGTCAAAGCCAATATGGAGAATGTGCTGAACAAAGGATTGGCTCTGATCATTGGTGAATTCGGGGGATATCACACTAACGGCGATGTGGACGAGTATGCCATCATGAGATATGGTCAGGAAAAAGGGGTAGGCTGGCTTGCTTGGTCTTGGTACGGAAACAGTTCAGGTCTGAACTATCTCGACATGGCCACAGGTCCGAATGGAAGCTTAACGAGCTTTGGCAACACTGTAGTTAATGATACCTACGGTATCAAAAACACCTCCCAAAAAGCGGGGATTTTCTAA